One genomic region from Ornithinicoccus hortensis encodes:
- a CDS encoding DUF6069 family protein — protein sequence MRNQHQTQTPTTPLTPVPGTDLSTAGTARRGSPTRRALTVVGAAVAALAVWLLAGPVLGIDLDVQQTPDSSTLVPVTASAVVISSVLAGLLGWALLALLERWGTRGVIVWRSVAGAITLLSLGGPLSLAQSTGGAVVLALLHLVVAGVLLVALPRGRSTAR from the coding sequence ATGAGAAACCAGCACCAGACGCAGACCCCGACCACCCCCCTCACCCCGGTGCCGGGGACCGACCTGTCCACCGCCGGCACGGCACGACGCGGCTCGCCGACCCGGCGGGCACTCACCGTGGTGGGCGCGGCGGTGGCCGCGCTGGCCGTGTGGCTGCTCGCCGGACCCGTCCTCGGCATCGACCTCGACGTGCAGCAGACGCCGGACTCGAGCACGCTCGTGCCGGTCACCGCGAGCGCCGTGGTGATCTCCTCGGTGCTCGCCGGGCTGCTCGGCTGGGCGCTGTTGGCCTTGCTGGAGCGCTGGGGCACCCGGGGCGTCATCGTATGGCGATCGGTCGCCGGCGCGATCACGCTGCTGTCCCTCGGTGGCCCCCTCTCGTTGGCCCAGAGCACCGGCGGCGCCGTCGTGCTCGCCCTGCTGCACCTGGTCGTGGCCGGGGTGCTCCTCGTGGCGCTGCCCCGCGGCCGCAGCACCGCCCGATGA
- a CDS encoding sensor histidine kinase — MDEGPSDASACAGASTHLTRSPLARYGQWLILVWAPLLLGAYVLAAASDHQWRDLTLLLAACAAFVLSIVNFYRPRSIRRFTVPAWLPLLVLAAVVVMILSTTRTVASSELAFVSVALLVITAAVVLPPRIVPAVIVAVAVCGAVAGLLAGWGWGLVSWLTVTTVLSGMGTFLVHQLAATIRELDRTRRQLAEAAVSAERVRFSRDLHDLLGHTLSVIVVKAEAVRRLAEADPAAAAAHGAEIEALGRSALTEVRQAVAGYREGGLEDEVSRAAAALRAGGIRPVIGHVPPGLDPGAERQLAWVVREATTNVLRHSGASTCRVLVDRPAGGARVTVADDGHGTPGGLANGTGLVGLRERLAGRGGTVTVEHGPDGFTLVAEVPLTTGDTHESVSDGRGSW, encoded by the coding sequence ATGGACGAAGGGCCGTCAGACGCCAGCGCGTGCGCGGGCGCCTCGACACACCTCACCCGCAGCCCGCTGGCCCGGTACGGCCAGTGGCTCATCCTGGTCTGGGCGCCGCTGCTGCTGGGCGCCTACGTCCTCGCGGCCGCCTCCGACCACCAGTGGCGCGACCTGACCCTGCTGCTCGCGGCCTGCGCGGCCTTCGTGCTGTCCATCGTCAACTTCTACCGGCCGCGCAGCATCCGGCGGTTCACCGTCCCGGCCTGGCTCCCGCTGCTCGTCCTGGCAGCCGTGGTCGTCATGATCCTGTCGACGACCCGGACCGTCGCGAGCTCGGAGCTGGCCTTCGTCAGCGTGGCGCTCCTGGTCATCACGGCCGCGGTCGTCCTGCCACCGCGGATCGTGCCGGCCGTCATCGTCGCGGTGGCCGTGTGCGGTGCCGTCGCAGGGCTGCTCGCCGGATGGGGCTGGGGGCTGGTCAGCTGGCTGACGGTGACGACCGTGCTCAGCGGCATGGGTACCTTCCTGGTCCACCAGTTGGCCGCCACGATCCGCGAGCTGGACCGGACCCGCCGTCAGCTGGCCGAGGCGGCGGTCAGTGCCGAACGGGTGCGCTTCTCCCGTGACCTGCACGACCTGCTCGGCCACACCCTGTCGGTGATCGTGGTCAAGGCCGAGGCGGTGCGCCGCCTGGCCGAGGCCGACCCCGCTGCCGCGGCGGCCCACGGAGCCGAGATCGAGGCCCTGGGCCGGTCGGCCCTCACCGAGGTCCGTCAGGCGGTGGCCGGCTACCGGGAGGGTGGCCTCGAGGACGAGGTGTCCCGCGCCGCGGCCGCCCTCCGGGCCGGCGGCATCCGGCCCGTGATCGGGCACGTGCCGCCGGGCCTGGACCCCGGCGCCGAGCGCCAGCTGGCCTGGGTGGTCCGCGAGGCGACCACCAACGTGCTCCGTCACTCGGGCGCGAGCACCTGCCGGGTCCTGGTGGACCGACCCGCCGGTGGGGCCCGGGTGACCGTCGCCGACGACGGACACGGCACACCCGGCGGCCTGGCCAACGGCACCGGCCTGGTCGGTCTCCGGGAGCGTCTGGCCGGCCGCGGCGGCACAGTGACCGTCGAGCACGGGCCGGACGGGTTCACCCTGGTGGCCGAGGTCCCGCTGACGACCGGGGATACCCACGAGAGCGTGAGCGACGGGCGCGGCTCGTGGTGA
- a CDS encoding response regulator transcription factor, translating into MVTTRILLAEDQGMLRSALASLLDVEPDMEVVAQVGRGDEIVPAAVEHRPDVALVDIDLPGGSGLDALPDLARQAPDCTAIIVTTFARAGYLRRAMSAGARGFLVKDDPVEQLAASIRRVLAGQVVVQPDLAVAALSAPANPLTDREQEVLRASRDGAVVADIAGRLYLSEQTVRNYLSAAIGKTGARNRAEALARAEDHGWV; encoded by the coding sequence GTGGTGACCACCCGGATCCTGCTCGCCGAGGACCAGGGGATGCTCCGGTCCGCCCTGGCCTCGCTGCTCGACGTCGAGCCGGACATGGAGGTCGTGGCCCAGGTGGGCCGCGGCGACGAGATCGTCCCGGCCGCCGTGGAGCACCGGCCGGACGTCGCCCTGGTCGACATCGACCTTCCCGGCGGCAGCGGGCTCGATGCGCTCCCGGACCTGGCCCGGCAGGCCCCGGACTGCACGGCGATCATCGTCACCACCTTCGCCCGGGCCGGCTACCTCCGCCGGGCGATGTCGGCCGGCGCCCGCGGGTTCCTGGTCAAGGACGACCCGGTCGAGCAGCTGGCCGCCTCGATCCGTCGGGTCCTGGCCGGACAGGTCGTCGTCCAGCCCGACCTCGCGGTGGCGGCCCTCAGCGCGCCCGCCAACCCGCTCACCGATCGTGAGCAGGAGGTGCTCCGCGCGTCCCGGGACGGGGCGGTCGTGGCCGACATCGCCGGCCGGCTCTACCTGTCGGAGCAGACGGTGCGCAACTACCTGTCCGCCGCGATCGGCAAGACCGGGGCCCGCAACCGGGCCGAGGCGCT